The Helicobacter canis genomic sequence AAAGGGCGCAGGCGTTAGTCAGCTTAGGAGGCGATGGCACGCTCATTTCTGCGGTGCGTAAAAGCCTAGGGCTAGATCTGCCTGTGCTTGGGATCAATATGGGGCGGCTGGGCTTTCTTACTGCGATTAAGCCGAGCGAGCTTGAAGAGTTTGTGCCGCTGCTAAAAGGGGGGGAGTATGTGCTGGATTTGCATTATCTGCTACAAGGATCATTAGAAAAATCGGCTTTGCGCGATAAATCGTGGATTTCATCGCCGCGCTTGTGCGATAGCCACTCAAGGCTTATCTCCGCGCGCGGCTCGAAAACAAGCGAAGCGGTGCAAGGCGAAGCCGCAGCAGGTTTCTTTAGTAAAAGCCACGATTTCTCATCGCAAATCCTAGAATCCACTTTTGAAAGCCCTACCGCAATTCCTAGAATCCTTGAAGAAGATCAGGCTTTATGTGAAAAATCTGCTGAAAATAAAAACCAGCCGCAAAGTGAAAAAGTGGATTCTAGCTCCGCCCATTTTTCACAAGCACACTCCCAATTTCTGTCATCGCGAGCCGATGAACCCCTTTTCCCGTCATCGCGAGCGAGTGAAACGAGCGTGGCGATCCATAACACAAACCTAGAATCTAGTTTTGAGAAATCGCAGAAAATGGATTGCCACGCGGATTTACAATCCGCTCGCAATGACAGCAAAACTGCCCAAAATTTAAACGACTCGCAGGCGGAAGGAAAAGTGGATTCTAGGAAAGCCGCAAATGTAGGCGAGCAGCCAAAGGATTCTAGGATTTTGGAGATAGAATCGGGGCTTTTCGAGCCGCGCAAGGAGATAAGACTAGGGCGTCTATCGACGCCGCGCGGCGATGAAATCCACGATTCTAGCCCAAAAGCCGAATCCACCAGCAAAAAGCCAACGCCCAACACACATAGCCCCTTCTATGTATTGAACGAAATCCTAATCACCAAAAAAGCCATCTCCGGTATGACCAAAATCTATGCCACCATCAACAACGAGCATTTCCACACCTACCGCGCCGATGGGCTTATCATCGCTACGCCCACAGGATCAAGCGCGTATAATATCTCTGCTGGCGGCTCGCTCGTGCATCCGCAATGCCGCGTGATCTTGCTCACCCCTGTTTGTGCGCACTCGCTCACGCAGCGACCGATGATTGTAAGCGATGATTTTTGCCTGCATTTTAGTGTAGAAGAGGACTCT encodes the following:
- a CDS encoding NAD(+)/NADH kinase, which gives rise to MPQPIEKIALIVRPESPELASACNEVIAVFERFGVEVCVLESSVASLGLDPRLACKESELGQRAQALVSLGGDGTLISAVRKSLGLDLPVLGINMGRLGFLTAIKPSELEEFVPLLKGGEYVLDLHYLLQGSLEKSALRDKSWISSPRLCDSHSRLISARGSKTSEAVQGEAAAGFFSKSHDFSSQILESTFESPTAIPRILEEDQALCEKSAENKNQPQSEKVDSSSAHFSQAHSQFLSSRADEPLFPSSRASETSVAIHNTNLESSFEKSQKMDCHADLQSARNDSKTAQNLNDSQAEGKVDSRKAANVGEQPKDSRILEIESGLFEPRKEIRLGRLSTPRGDEIHDSSPKAESTSKKPTPNTHSPFYVLNEILITKKAISGMTKIYATINNEHFHTYRADGLIIATPTGSSAYNISAGGSLVHPQCRVILLTPVCAHSLTQRPMIVSDDFCLHFSVEEDSVIMLDGQDRIDFRKGDTLIVRGSFPIQLIQHPKRSYFAVLEEKFGLGGKQI